CACCGGCATCGCCTTCGACCGCTCCGGACAGATGTACGTGAGCTCGCGCTTCGACGGCACCGTATATAAGGTTGCGCCCAACGGCACCATGGCGTCCTACGCCGAGGGCATGGGCATCGCCACCGGCATCGCCTTCGATAAAGACGAGAACCTCTACGTCGGCGATCGCAGCGGCACCGTCTTCAAGATCGGACGCGACCGCCAGATCTACGTCTTTGCCACCATCGAGCCCAGCATCTCCGCCTATCACCTTGCCTTCGCCAACGATGGCACGCTCTACCTGACCGGGCCCACCACCTCGAGTTTCGATTCCGTCTACGCCATCGATCCGCACGGCAAGGTCGCAACCTTCTATCGTGGACTGGGACGCCCACAAGGCATCGCCCTTGACGCCGAAGGAAACCTCTACGTGGCGGCGTCGCTCGGCGGCAAGCGCGGCATCGTGAAGATCACGCCGCAAAAAGGTGCGTCGCTGGCGTGCTCGGGACACGGACTCGTCGGCCTCGCCTTCGCTCCCGGCCGCGCCGCCATCCTCGCCACCACCAGCTCGGTCTTCCATCTCTCCTGGGGCATCCAGGGCAGAACACTCCTGGAGTAGCTTTCCCTCTGTGCACCTCTGTGTCCTCTGTGTCTCTGTGGTAGGTTTGAGGTAGTGAACGCCGAGATCATCGCCATCGGCAGCGAGCTGCTCACACCCTACCGCCAGGACACGAACTCCCTCTTCCTCACCGACGGGCTGAACGCGCTCGGCATCGAGGTGGACTTCAAGTCTGTGGTCGGCGATACGCGCGAGCATCTCGTCAACGCCGCCCGCATCGCCTTCGGACGCGCCGACGTCATCCTCTTCATGGGCGGCCTCGGCCCCACCGAAGACGACCTCACCCGCGAGTGCGTGGCAGAGGCGCTCGGCATCGAGCTGCGCCGCGATCCTGGTCTTACCGGCGACCTCTACAAGTGGTTCGCGGGACGGCGGCTGAAGATGCCGGAATCGAACCTCAAGCAGGCAGACGTGCTCACCGGCGCCGTCACTTTGCCCAACGCCAACGGCACCGCACCCGGCCAGTGGCTCGAGACGGAGTGGGCGGGACGCAAGCTGGTCGTCGTGCTTCTGCCCGGCCCGCCGCGCGAGATCAAGCCCATCTTCGAGGAGCAGGTCATGGTGCGGCTGCGCGCCGTCTCGCCGGGTGAGCGCATCGCCACGCGCGTGCTCAAGGTCGCGATGATGGGCGAATCGGCGTGTGACGAGATCGCCGCCAAGGTCTACAAGAAATACCACGACATCCAGACGACCATCCTCGCCGGCGCCGGCGAGGTGCAGATCCATCTTCGCGGGCACGCCAAAACGCTCGAGTTGGCGAAGGCGAAGGTCGACCGCCTCGCCGATGAACTTGAAGACGCGCTCGAGCCCCACCTGTTCTCGAGCGCCGGCGAATCCCTCGAGCAGATCGTCGGCTACTACCTCGACATGCGCGGCGTGACCATCGCGACGGCGGAATCCTGCACTGGCGGATTGGTCGCCGAGCGCCTCACCTCGGTCGCGGGCAGCTCGCGCTATTTCCTCGGCGGCGTGGTCGCCTACTCCAACGACTTGAAGACCGGCTTTGTGGATATCCCGCCGGCGCTCATCGAGGAGCACGGCGCGGTCAGCCGCGAGATCGCGGTCGCGCTGGCCGAAGGCATCCGCAAGCGCTGCGCATCACAGCTTGGGCTCGGCGTCACCGGCGTCGCCGGCCCCGGCGGCGGCAGCGAAGAGAAGCCCGTCGGCCTGGTCTATTGCGCGCTCGCTGACGGCAAGAAGACGGAAGTGGTGCAGCGGAATTTTCCCGGCGACCGCGAACGCGTCCGCTGGTATGCCAGCCAGCAGGCGCTGGATATGGTGCGCCGTAAGTTGAGTGCATGAGGCTCTTCGTCGCCCTCGACATCGACGATTCGATCCGCCAACGCCTCTCTGCCTACATTGCCGGACTGAAGCAGCTCGCCCCCAACGCAAGATGGGTCCCTCCGGAATCGCTGCACGTCACCCTGAAGTTCATCGGCGAATTTCCCGAGCCACGTCTCGACGAACTCAAGCGCGCGCTCACCAACGTCGGTGGCCATCCCTTCGAACTCACCCTCCCTCACGTCGGCTTCTTCACGCCCCGCTCGCCACGCGTCTTCTGGGCGGGGATAGAAGCCGGCATCGAAGCCGGCTACGAACTGAAGGCGCTCGCTACCTCCATCGACTCTGCGACCTCGCAGTTGGGCGTCCCACAAGAAGACCGGGATTTCACGCCTCACCTCACGCTGGCGCGCACCGGCTCGGGACGCCCGCAAGGCGCACGCTCCGATCGCCACAAACCGGAGATGTTTGAGCTCAAGGTCCGCGTCGAGGCGATGTCGCCACCCGACTTCGGTACAATGACCGCCCGAGAGTTCTTTCTGTACCACAGCAAGACGTCGCCACAGGGCGCCGTCTACACCAAACTCCAGCGCTTTCCGCTGGGCTAGGTTTTTGATTTCCATCCCGAGCGTAGCGAGGAAGCCCTATCGCCACGACGAGGCCGGTTGAGGATTGACGACCTACATCATCATCGCGCTGGTCTCTTACCTGCTCGGCTCCATCCCCTTTGGTTACCTCCTCGTTCGCCTCTTCCTCCAGCAGGACATCAGAGAGACCGGCAGCGGCAACATCGGTGCGACCAATGTGGCGCGCTCGGGAGCGAAAGGGCTCGCAATCGCGACGCTCTTCCTCGACGTCGTCAAGGGTGCTGCCGCCGTTGTGCTTGGAAGAATGATTTATGCCCAACTCCAAGATTACCCGCGATTCAAGCTCCTCGGAGCGGGGACGGACGAGTACTACGCGTTCATCGGGCCGCTTGTGCTCGCGGGGGCGGTGGCGGCACTGTTTTCAATCGTTGGGCATCTCTTTCCTGTCTGGCTCCGCTTTAAAGGCGGCAAGGGAGTTGCGACCGGCGCCGGAGCGTTCCTTGTTCTGGCTCCCAAGGCCGTACTCGTCGTCCTGGCATTATTCGTGATCGTTCTCGCGATCTTCCGCTACGTGTCGCTCGGTTCGATCGCTGCCGCTGCGGCATTCCCGATCGCTGTTTACTTTCTCACCGATTATGGTCGCTACCCGCTTGTGATCCTGATCGTCGCAATCTCTTCCCTTCTTATCATCCTCAAACACCACGCCAACATCCGACGCCTGCTCGCTGGCACCGAGCCCAAGCTGGGTGCTAAACCCACAATCCCACCGCCGCAAGAGATGGAGAAGCAAGCATGAGGATCGCCGTCATCGGCGGAGGCGCTTGGGGGACGGCCCTCGCCATCGTCCTCGGACGCAAGGGCACGCACGACGTCCATCTCTGGGCGTACGAAAAAGAAGTCACCGCGTCTCTCTCCGCGCAGCACGAGAACACGCTCTTCCTTCCCGGCTCGAAGGTGCCGGAGAACGTTACCGCGACGAACTCGCTCGAAGAGGCTCTGGCCAAGGCCGAGCTCGTGGTCAGCGTGATGCCCTCACACCACACGCGGCGCGTCTTCGAGCAGATGGCAAAGTTCTGCTGGCCGCAGATGGGTTTCGTCAGCGCGACCAAAGGCGTGGAGAATCAGACGCTGCTGCGCATGACCGAGGTCATCACTGACGTGCTGCAGTCGAAGGGCGCGCGCTTCACGCCCCGCATCGCCGCGCTCAGCGGACCGTCGTTCGCGAAAGAGGTCGCGAAGGCTGACCCCACCGCCGTCGCCGTTGCCTCCCAGCCCAAAGATAAAGACCTGGCAACCCTGATCCAGCGTGAGTTCAGCGACCCGACCTTCCGCGTCTACACCAACGACGACATGGTCGGCGTGGAGCTGGGCGGTGCGTTGAAGAACGTGATCGCCATCGCCGCCGGCGTGTGCGACGGCCTCGGCCTCGGACACAACACCGTCGCCGCGCTCATCACCCGCGGCCTGGCGGAGATCACCCGGCTCGCCGTGACCTGCGGTGCCAAGCCCGCGACCATGGCCGGACTCGCCGGCATGGGCGACCTGGTGCTCACCTGCACCGGCGGGCTCTCGCGCAACCGCACCGTCGGCGTGGAGCTGGGCAAGGGGCGCAAGCTCGAAGACATCATCGCCG
This Acidobacteriota bacterium DNA region includes the following protein-coding sequences:
- a CDS encoding gluconolaconase → MGISDLLGKKNVNGKPHIEAVMPAAALPGGELRVIGHGLKPPELAQPRVLFGEVEAPIVVSSDEFVITRVPEEATSGALTVATHETSSNAAEVSIAVPVAENLHPVANPALDAEGNIYVTFSGSRGQKTPVSIYRIDTSYNVKPFLAELMNATGIAFDRSGQMYVSSRFDGTVYKVAPNGTMASYAEGMGIATGIAFDKDENLYVGDRSGTVFKIGRDRQIYVFATIEPSISAYHLAFANDGTLYLTGPTTSSFDSVYAIDPHGKVATFYRGLGRPQGIALDAEGNLYVAASLGGKRGIVKITPQKGASLACSGHGLVGLAFAPGRAAILATTSSVFHLSWGIQGRTLLE
- a CDS encoding competence/damage-inducible protein A, translated to MNAEIIAIGSELLTPYRQDTNSLFLTDGLNALGIEVDFKSVVGDTREHLVNAARIAFGRADVILFMGGLGPTEDDLTRECVAEALGIELRRDPGLTGDLYKWFAGRRLKMPESNLKQADVLTGAVTLPNANGTAPGQWLETEWAGRKLVVVLLPGPPREIKPIFEEQVMVRLRAVSPGERIATRVLKVAMMGESACDEIAAKVYKKYHDIQTTILAGAGEVQIHLRGHAKTLELAKAKVDRLADELEDALEPHLFSSAGESLEQIVGYYLDMRGVTIATAESCTGGLVAERLTSVAGSSRYFLGGVVAYSNDLKTGFVDIPPALIEEHGAVSREIAVALAEGIRKRCASQLGLGVTGVAGPGGGSEEKPVGLVYCALADGKKTEVVQRNFPGDRERVRWYASQQALDMVRRKLSA
- the thpR gene encoding RNA 2',3'-cyclic phosphodiesterase, with protein sequence MRLFVALDIDDSIRQRLSAYIAGLKQLAPNARWVPPESLHVTLKFIGEFPEPRLDELKRALTNVGGHPFELTLPHVGFFTPRSPRVFWAGIEAGIEAGYELKALATSIDSATSQLGVPQEDRDFTPHLTLARTGSGRPQGARSDRHKPEMFELKVRVEAMSPPDFGTMTAREFFLYHSKTSPQGAVYTKLQRFPLG
- the plsY gene encoding glycerol-3-phosphate 1-O-acyltransferase PlsY, with the protein product MTTYIIIALVSYLLGSIPFGYLLVRLFLQQDIRETGSGNIGATNVARSGAKGLAIATLFLDVVKGAAAVVLGRMIYAQLQDYPRFKLLGAGTDEYYAFIGPLVLAGAVAALFSIVGHLFPVWLRFKGGKGVATGAGAFLVLAPKAVLVVLALFVIVLAIFRYVSLGSIAAAAAFPIAVYFLTDYGRYPLVILIVAISSLLIILKHHANIRRLLAGTEPKLGAKPTIPPPQEMEKQA
- a CDS encoding NAD(P)-dependent glycerol-3-phosphate dehydrogenase — encoded protein: MRIAVIGGGAWGTALAIVLGRKGTHDVHLWAYEKEVTASLSAQHENTLFLPGSKVPENVTATNSLEEALAKAELVVSVMPSHHTRRVFEQMAKFCWPQMGFVSATKGVENQTLLRMTEVITDVLQSKGARFTPRIAALSGPSFAKEVAKADPTAVAVASQPKDKDLATLIQREFSDPTFRVYTNDDMVGVELGGALKNVIAIAAGVCDGLGLGHNTVAALITRGLAEITRLAVTCGAKPATMAGLAGMGDLVLTCTGGLSRNRTVGVELGKGRKLEDIIAGMHGMVAEGVLTTNAAVGLGKKYGVELPISEQMYAILHAGKPPKDAIRELMARPGKDE